A window of the Tachysurus fulvidraco isolate hzauxx_2018 chromosome 6, HZAU_PFXX_2.0, whole genome shotgun sequence genome harbors these coding sequences:
- the aff3 gene encoding serine/arginine repetitive matrix protein 2 isoform X3 produces the protein MLQYSSHDMTHSWPSQQPPGGGGTERFLYSDSKDGKRNSTQQKQVRNDAPIRMPRVAPHKSMLADDLKLSSDEDDNDKGPHQNVSWTENHNLSGQHTHTHGRRARHSSSGSSGSDSSSESGSSSQRSRSPSPEAQTQPEIPSQPLPLTFSKENKGSSLTHWQLDKWLEKVHKTQHSDHDPGGHGSGAGFDSERGPSPGRYWDRDSGLGTRGSYSPSQSPVPSPKFDYSPRHSHQSSPGYSPYPSPGISPVPSPVPSVCPSPGTSLRISRSPSPLPLHPPKSPSPNLTSAPASPRITSHSQVHLESSRLAAQATFTSSPVHPPKVRQWLPPDRNTQRINDSRQKDSRQTALPQHHSKHNSTHKESPHKQKSQSSESRSKSRTSPTSNHSQSISKSNLSPKTKARHLSSTNCSTERRHRPSDHKSKLSHSLNSKPKPSPTPKHKAVTETNSVQSSSSRPSPWPAPEISARSHSKPQNSRLSTTTKSDTKSREEVPSTRTSQKDQKPRGQEPDSHSRGKAQGRALVQITETQSHRRLAEEQLIRQRWVRSSEEEEEEEDRRKEQGEREKKKRRRKEHNAEWQAVQPKQRPHTNSQHQLRTECSGPEQGVKKWKKRRRSSEEHSSNPGVVDSNPSPPLSPPSPTPVVQPTRRPFTSSSSSSSSSSSSSSSESDSEPSPPPNVAKVPADSTSNQRPAPKQRHQEQRRPSELRSNDASPDEGQQRSGRHKLYTLVPFGRTEKSTAVSHRGLRNLVVKIDLSLLARVPNTSEVPRRGSSSSSSSSSSAKAKEKISMRHQYYQDHGPGDAKSKRKAENGEAQRESKRSQVHSEKLPVSTHSADTEKKEAQSNRQNDKHVDYIYTKRLLSPLSPPSASKIQHSDQQHTIPPRDRDSTVKKSQALYSKSKHRSFRPPTSNQSGKEVIPVCCLPIQEALSHFQLFKHSSINSIRLCFLGMAIEWIMM, from the exons GACATGACCCACTCTTGGCCTTCCCAGCAGCCCCCAGGTGGAGGGGGGACAGAACGTTTCCTGTACTCAGATTCAAAA GACGGAAAACGCAACAGCACTCAGCAAAAGCAAG TAAGGAATGATGCACCTATAAGGATGCCACGTGTGGCCCCTCACAAGTC CATGCTTGCTGATGACCTGAAACTCAGTAGTGATGAGGATGACAATGATAAG ggACCTCACCAAAATGTTTCATGGACTGAAAATCACAA TCTGTCagggcagcacacacacacacatggcaggAGGGCAAGACATTCCAGCTCGGGCTCCTCGGGATCTGATTCCTCTAGTGAGTCTGGCAGCAGTAGCCAGCGGTCACGCAGCCCAAGCCCAGAAGCACAGACTCAACCTGAGATCCCCAGCCAGCCCCTGCCTCTTACCTTCAGCAAAGAG AATAAAGGTTCATCCCTGACACACTGGCAGCTGGACAAGTGGCTTGAGAAAGTTCATAAAACTCAACACTCAGATCACGACCCAGGAGGTCACGGCTCTGGTGCAGGCTTCGATTCTGAAAGAGGACCATCTCCAGGAAGATACTGGGACAGAGATTCAGGCCTTGGAACAAGAGGAAGCTACAGCCCAAGCCAGAGCCCTGTCCCCAGCCCTAAGTTTGACTACAGCCCAAGGCATAGTCATCAATCTAGTCCAGGATATAGCCCTTATCCAAGCCCAGGAATTAGCCCTGTGCCAAGTCCAGTGCCCAGTGTTTGTCCAAGCCCAGGAACTAGCCTAAGAATAAGTCGAAGTCCCAGTCCTTTACCTCTTCACCCACCCAAAAGCCCTAGCCCTAACCTCACCTCTGCTCCTGCCTCTCCAAGAATCACTTCTCATTCTCAGGTTCACTTGGAAAGCTCCAGGCTTGCTGCACAGGCTACATTTACCTCCAGTCCTGTGCATCCACCTAAGGTCAGACAGTGGTTGCCACCAGACCGTAATACTCAACGTATTAATGACTCTAGACAGAAAGATTCTAGACAAACTGCCCTTCCACAGCATCATTCCAAACACAACTCAACTCACAAAGAGtctccacacaaacaaaaatcccAAAGCAGTGAATCTAGATCAAAATCCCGCACTAGTCCTACTTCAAATCACTCTCAGTCGATCTCCAAGTCCAACCTCAGCCCCAAAACAAAGGCTAGGCACTTGTCTTCCACTAATTGTAGCACTGAACGTAGACACAGACCCAGTGATCATAAGAGCAAATTGAGTCACAGTTTAAATTCCAAACCGAAGCCTAGCCCCACACCCAAACATAAGGCTGTGACTGAGACAAACTCGGTCCAGAGTTCTAGCTCTAGGCCATCACCTTGGCCTGCTCCAGAGATTTCAGCTAGATCCCACTCAAAACCTCAAAACTCAAGACTTAGCACCACCACAAAATCAGACACAAAATCCAGAGAGGAAGTACCCAGCACTAGGACTTCTCAGAAGGATCAAAAGCCAAGGGGTCAAGAGCCAGATTCGCATAGCCGAGGTAAGGCCCAGGGAAGAGCCCTGGTCCAAATTACAGAAACTCAAAGTCACAGGAGACTGGCGGAGGAGCAGCTAATAAGGCAACGCTGGGTCCGAAGttctgaggaagaggaggaggaagaggacaggAGAAAAGAgcaaggagaaagagaaaagaaaaagaggaggaggaaggagcaCAATGCTGAATGGCAGGCGGTACAGCCTAAGCAGAGACCCCACACCAACAGTCAGCATCAGCTGCGAACTGAATGCAGTGGGCCTGAGCAGGGGGTCAAGAAgtggaagaagaggaggagaagcagTGAAGAACACTCCTCCAATCCTGGAGTTGTAGACTCCAACCCTTCTCCTCCATTGTCCCCACCTTCCCCTACTCCTGTTGTCCAGCCCACACGTCGGCCTTTtacctcttcttcctcttcttcctcctcttcttcctcctcttcttcctcagaATCAGACTCTGAGCCTAGTCCGCCCCCAAATGTTGCTAAAGTGCCTGCAGACTCTACATCCAATCAGAGACCTGCACCAAAGCAAAGGCATCAGGAGCAACGTCGACCTTCGGAGTTGAGATCAAATGATGCTTCTCCAGATGAAGGACAACAGCGTTCGGGCagacacaaactctacacactagTGCCATTTGGTCGTACAGAGAAATCCACTGCTGTCTCTCATCGAGGACTGAGGAATCTGGTAGTCAAGATAGACCTGTCACTTCTGGCCAGAGTCCCTAACACAAGTGAGGTCCCACGCAGGGggtcttcatcttcatcatcctcttcatcttctGCTAAAGCTAAAGAAAAGATCTCTATGAGACATCAGTACTACCAAGACCACGGACCTGGAGATGCCAAAAGCAAACGGAAG GCTGAGAATGGAGAGGCTCAAAGGGAAAGTAAGAGAAGCCAGGTTCACTCTGAAAAGCTCCCAGTTTCCACACACTCAGCTGACACTGAAAAGAAAGAGGCTCAGTCCAACAGGCAGAATGA CAAACATGTGGATTATATTTACACCAAGAGGCTACTGTCCCCACTCTCTCCTCCATCCGCTTCAAAGATTCAGCATTCAGACCAGCAACATACAATCCCACCAAGAGACAGAGACTCCACCGTGAAAAAATCACAg GCTCTGTACAGTAAGAGCAAACACAGATCATTTAGACCACCAACATCAAACCAATCAGGAAAAGAAGTCATCCCTGTATGTTGTCTGCCAATTCAGGAAGCTCTCTCTCACTTCcaattatttaaacattctaGCATAAACAGCATACGTCTGTGTTTTTTGGGCATGGCTATTGAGTGGATCATGATGTAA
- the aff3 gene encoding AF4/FMR2 family member 3 isoform X2, whose product MTHSWPSQQPPGGGGTERFLYSDSKDGKRNSTQQKQVRNDAPIRMPRVAPHKSMLADDLKLSSDEDDNDKGPHQNVSWTENHNLSGQHTHTHGRRARHSSSGSSGSDSSSESGSSSQRSRSPSPEAQTQPEIPSQPLPLTFSKENKGSSLTHWQLDKWLEKVHKTQHSDHDPGGHGSGAGFDSERGPSPGRYWDRDSGLGTRGSYSPSQSPVPSPKFDYSPRHSHQSSPGYSPYPSPGISPVPSPVPSVCPSPGTSLRISRSPSPLPLHPPKSPSPNLTSAPASPRITSHSQVHLESSRLAAQATFTSSPVHPPKVRQWLPPDRNTQRINDSRQKDSRQTALPQHHSKHNSTHKESPHKQKSQSSESRSKSRTSPTSNHSQSISKSNLSPKTKARHLSSTNCSTERRHRPSDHKSKLSHSLNSKPKPSPTPKHKAVTETNSVQSSSSRPSPWPAPEISARSHSKPQNSRLSTTTKSDTKSREEVPSTRTSQKDQKPRGQEPDSHSRGKAQGRALVQITETQSHRRLAEEQLIRQRWVRSSEEEEEEEDRRKEQGEREKKKRRRKEHNAEWQAVQPKQRPHTNSQHQLRTECSGPEQGVKKWKKRRRSSEEHSSNPGVVDSNPSPPLSPPSPTPVVQPTRRPFTSSSSSSSSSSSSSSSESDSEPSPPPNVAKVPADSTSNQRPAPKQRHQEQRRPSELRSNDASPDEGQQRSGRHKLYTLVPFGRTEKSTAVSHRGLRNLVVKIDLSLLARVPNTSEVPRRGSSSSSSSSSSAKAKEKISMRHQYYQDHGPGDAKSKRKAENGEAQRESKRSQVHSEKLPVSTHSADTEKKEAQSNRQNDKHVDYIYTKRLLSPLSPPSASKIQHSDQQHTIPPRDRDSTVKKSQIQKPLPKIEAECAGVSENTQPSSGTWAPSAKELSYRRTVPYTDVSHHAEYYMHEAKRLKHRADAMVDKLGKAVNYVDAALSFMECGKAMEEGPLESKSPYTMYAETVELIRYAMRLKSHTGPGVRQEDKQLAVLCFRCLALLYWQMFRLKKDHALKYSKALTDYFKTLPKVPHTPPPWSDGTKGNVPPTCISPVGLTGSQPVSSITYPFINIPQRIHQMAANHLNITNSVLYSYEYWEVADTLAKENKEFFNYLNTLTGPLTLHSSMAHIVQYTRQGLQWIRISANLS is encoded by the exons ATGACCCACTCTTGGCCTTCCCAGCAGCCCCCAGGTGGAGGGGGGACAGAACGTTTCCTGTACTCAGATTCAAAA GACGGAAAACGCAACAGCACTCAGCAAAAGCAAG TAAGGAATGATGCACCTATAAGGATGCCACGTGTGGCCCCTCACAAGTC CATGCTTGCTGATGACCTGAAACTCAGTAGTGATGAGGATGACAATGATAAG ggACCTCACCAAAATGTTTCATGGACTGAAAATCACAA TCTGTCagggcagcacacacacacacatggcaggAGGGCAAGACATTCCAGCTCGGGCTCCTCGGGATCTGATTCCTCTAGTGAGTCTGGCAGCAGTAGCCAGCGGTCACGCAGCCCAAGCCCAGAAGCACAGACTCAACCTGAGATCCCCAGCCAGCCCCTGCCTCTTACCTTCAGCAAAGAG AATAAAGGTTCATCCCTGACACACTGGCAGCTGGACAAGTGGCTTGAGAAAGTTCATAAAACTCAACACTCAGATCACGACCCAGGAGGTCACGGCTCTGGTGCAGGCTTCGATTCTGAAAGAGGACCATCTCCAGGAAGATACTGGGACAGAGATTCAGGCCTTGGAACAAGAGGAAGCTACAGCCCAAGCCAGAGCCCTGTCCCCAGCCCTAAGTTTGACTACAGCCCAAGGCATAGTCATCAATCTAGTCCAGGATATAGCCCTTATCCAAGCCCAGGAATTAGCCCTGTGCCAAGTCCAGTGCCCAGTGTTTGTCCAAGCCCAGGAACTAGCCTAAGAATAAGTCGAAGTCCCAGTCCTTTACCTCTTCACCCACCCAAAAGCCCTAGCCCTAACCTCACCTCTGCTCCTGCCTCTCCAAGAATCACTTCTCATTCTCAGGTTCACTTGGAAAGCTCCAGGCTTGCTGCACAGGCTACATTTACCTCCAGTCCTGTGCATCCACCTAAGGTCAGACAGTGGTTGCCACCAGACCGTAATACTCAACGTATTAATGACTCTAGACAGAAAGATTCTAGACAAACTGCCCTTCCACAGCATCATTCCAAACACAACTCAACTCACAAAGAGtctccacacaaacaaaaatcccAAAGCAGTGAATCTAGATCAAAATCCCGCACTAGTCCTACTTCAAATCACTCTCAGTCGATCTCCAAGTCCAACCTCAGCCCCAAAACAAAGGCTAGGCACTTGTCTTCCACTAATTGTAGCACTGAACGTAGACACAGACCCAGTGATCATAAGAGCAAATTGAGTCACAGTTTAAATTCCAAACCGAAGCCTAGCCCCACACCCAAACATAAGGCTGTGACTGAGACAAACTCGGTCCAGAGTTCTAGCTCTAGGCCATCACCTTGGCCTGCTCCAGAGATTTCAGCTAGATCCCACTCAAAACCTCAAAACTCAAGACTTAGCACCACCACAAAATCAGACACAAAATCCAGAGAGGAAGTACCCAGCACTAGGACTTCTCAGAAGGATCAAAAGCCAAGGGGTCAAGAGCCAGATTCGCATAGCCGAGGTAAGGCCCAGGGAAGAGCCCTGGTCCAAATTACAGAAACTCAAAGTCACAGGAGACTGGCGGAGGAGCAGCTAATAAGGCAACGCTGGGTCCGAAGttctgaggaagaggaggaggaagaggacaggAGAAAAGAgcaaggagaaagagaaaagaaaaagaggaggaggaaggagcaCAATGCTGAATGGCAGGCGGTACAGCCTAAGCAGAGACCCCACACCAACAGTCAGCATCAGCTGCGAACTGAATGCAGTGGGCCTGAGCAGGGGGTCAAGAAgtggaagaagaggaggagaagcagTGAAGAACACTCCTCCAATCCTGGAGTTGTAGACTCCAACCCTTCTCCTCCATTGTCCCCACCTTCCCCTACTCCTGTTGTCCAGCCCACACGTCGGCCTTTtacctcttcttcctcttcttcctcctcttcttcctcctcttcttcctcagaATCAGACTCTGAGCCTAGTCCGCCCCCAAATGTTGCTAAAGTGCCTGCAGACTCTACATCCAATCAGAGACCTGCACCAAAGCAAAGGCATCAGGAGCAACGTCGACCTTCGGAGTTGAGATCAAATGATGCTTCTCCAGATGAAGGACAACAGCGTTCGGGCagacacaaactctacacactagTGCCATTTGGTCGTACAGAGAAATCCACTGCTGTCTCTCATCGAGGACTGAGGAATCTGGTAGTCAAGATAGACCTGTCACTTCTGGCCAGAGTCCCTAACACAAGTGAGGTCCCACGCAGGGggtcttcatcttcatcatcctcttcatcttctGCTAAAGCTAAAGAAAAGATCTCTATGAGACATCAGTACTACCAAGACCACGGACCTGGAGATGCCAAAAGCAAACGGAAG GCTGAGAATGGAGAGGCTCAAAGGGAAAGTAAGAGAAGCCAGGTTCACTCTGAAAAGCTCCCAGTTTCCACACACTCAGCTGACACTGAAAAGAAAGAGGCTCAGTCCAACAGGCAGAATGA CAAACATGTGGATTATATTTACACCAAGAGGCTACTGTCCCCACTCTCTCCTCCATCCGCTTCAAAGATTCAGCATTCAGACCAGCAACATACAATCCCACCAAGAGACAGAGACTCCACCGTGAAAAAATCACAg ATACAAAAACCTCTCCCCAAGATTGAAGCAGAGTGTGCTGGAgtgtcagaaaacacacagccCTCTTCGGGAACCTGGGCTCCATCTGCAAAGGAACTGTCCTACAGACGAACTGTGCCTTACACTGATGT ctcaCACCATGCAGAGTACTACATGCATGAAGCTAAAAGACTGAAGCATCGAGCCGATGCTATG GTGGATAAACTAGGTAAAGCTGTGAATTATGTGGATGCTGCTTTGTCCTTCATGGAGTGTGGCAAGGCCATGGAAGAAGGCCCTTTGGAATCTAAGTCTCCTTATACCATGTATGCAGAAACTGTGGAACTCATAAG ATATGCTATGAGACTAAAGAGCCACACAGGCCCTGGAGTCAGGCAGGAGGACAAGCAGTTGGCTGTACTTTG TTTCCGCTGTCTTGCTCTTCTATATTGGCAAATGTTCAGATTGAAAAAAGACCATGCCCTAAAATACTCCAAAGCTCTGACAGACTACTTCAAG ACTTTACCAAAAGTGCCTCATACACCACCTCCTTGGAGCGATGGCACAAA GGGAAATGTGCCTCCAACATGTATATCCCCTGTTGGTTTAACCGGGTCCCAACCTGTCAGCTCTATCACCTACCCTTTCATCAACATTCCCCAGCGCATCCACCAGATGGCAGCAAATCATCTCAATATCACCAACAGTGTGCTGTACAGTTATGAATACTGGGAAGTAGCTGACACCTTGGCCAAGGAAAACAAAG AGTTCTTTAACTACCTGAACACACTGACTGGACCTCTGACCCTACACAGCAGCATGGCTCATATAGTCCAGTACACAAGACAGGGGCTACAGTGGATACGGATCAGTGCCAATTTATCCTAG
- the aff3 gene encoding AF4/FMR2 family member 3 isoform X1: MLQYSSHDMTHSWPSQQPPGGGGTERFLYSDSKDGKRNSTQQKQVRNDAPIRMPRVAPHKSMLADDLKLSSDEDDNDKGPHQNVSWTENHNLSGQHTHTHGRRARHSSSGSSGSDSSSESGSSSQRSRSPSPEAQTQPEIPSQPLPLTFSKENKGSSLTHWQLDKWLEKVHKTQHSDHDPGGHGSGAGFDSERGPSPGRYWDRDSGLGTRGSYSPSQSPVPSPKFDYSPRHSHQSSPGYSPYPSPGISPVPSPVPSVCPSPGTSLRISRSPSPLPLHPPKSPSPNLTSAPASPRITSHSQVHLESSRLAAQATFTSSPVHPPKVRQWLPPDRNTQRINDSRQKDSRQTALPQHHSKHNSTHKESPHKQKSQSSESRSKSRTSPTSNHSQSISKSNLSPKTKARHLSSTNCSTERRHRPSDHKSKLSHSLNSKPKPSPTPKHKAVTETNSVQSSSSRPSPWPAPEISARSHSKPQNSRLSTTTKSDTKSREEVPSTRTSQKDQKPRGQEPDSHSRGKAQGRALVQITETQSHRRLAEEQLIRQRWVRSSEEEEEEEDRRKEQGEREKKKRRRKEHNAEWQAVQPKQRPHTNSQHQLRTECSGPEQGVKKWKKRRRSSEEHSSNPGVVDSNPSPPLSPPSPTPVVQPTRRPFTSSSSSSSSSSSSSSSESDSEPSPPPNVAKVPADSTSNQRPAPKQRHQEQRRPSELRSNDASPDEGQQRSGRHKLYTLVPFGRTEKSTAVSHRGLRNLVVKIDLSLLARVPNTSEVPRRGSSSSSSSSSSAKAKEKISMRHQYYQDHGPGDAKSKRKAENGEAQRESKRSQVHSEKLPVSTHSADTEKKEAQSNRQNDKHVDYIYTKRLLSPLSPPSASKIQHSDQQHTIPPRDRDSTVKKSQIQKPLPKIEAECAGVSENTQPSSGTWAPSAKELSYRRTVPYTDVSHHAEYYMHEAKRLKHRADAMVDKLGKAVNYVDAALSFMECGKAMEEGPLESKSPYTMYAETVELIRYAMRLKSHTGPGVRQEDKQLAVLCFRCLALLYWQMFRLKKDHALKYSKALTDYFKTLPKVPHTPPPWSDGTKGNVPPTCISPVGLTGSQPVSSITYPFINIPQRIHQMAANHLNITNSVLYSYEYWEVADTLAKENKEFFNYLNTLTGPLTLHSSMAHIVQYTRQGLQWIRISANLS, translated from the exons GACATGACCCACTCTTGGCCTTCCCAGCAGCCCCCAGGTGGAGGGGGGACAGAACGTTTCCTGTACTCAGATTCAAAA GACGGAAAACGCAACAGCACTCAGCAAAAGCAAG TAAGGAATGATGCACCTATAAGGATGCCACGTGTGGCCCCTCACAAGTC CATGCTTGCTGATGACCTGAAACTCAGTAGTGATGAGGATGACAATGATAAG ggACCTCACCAAAATGTTTCATGGACTGAAAATCACAA TCTGTCagggcagcacacacacacacatggcaggAGGGCAAGACATTCCAGCTCGGGCTCCTCGGGATCTGATTCCTCTAGTGAGTCTGGCAGCAGTAGCCAGCGGTCACGCAGCCCAAGCCCAGAAGCACAGACTCAACCTGAGATCCCCAGCCAGCCCCTGCCTCTTACCTTCAGCAAAGAG AATAAAGGTTCATCCCTGACACACTGGCAGCTGGACAAGTGGCTTGAGAAAGTTCATAAAACTCAACACTCAGATCACGACCCAGGAGGTCACGGCTCTGGTGCAGGCTTCGATTCTGAAAGAGGACCATCTCCAGGAAGATACTGGGACAGAGATTCAGGCCTTGGAACAAGAGGAAGCTACAGCCCAAGCCAGAGCCCTGTCCCCAGCCCTAAGTTTGACTACAGCCCAAGGCATAGTCATCAATCTAGTCCAGGATATAGCCCTTATCCAAGCCCAGGAATTAGCCCTGTGCCAAGTCCAGTGCCCAGTGTTTGTCCAAGCCCAGGAACTAGCCTAAGAATAAGTCGAAGTCCCAGTCCTTTACCTCTTCACCCACCCAAAAGCCCTAGCCCTAACCTCACCTCTGCTCCTGCCTCTCCAAGAATCACTTCTCATTCTCAGGTTCACTTGGAAAGCTCCAGGCTTGCTGCACAGGCTACATTTACCTCCAGTCCTGTGCATCCACCTAAGGTCAGACAGTGGTTGCCACCAGACCGTAATACTCAACGTATTAATGACTCTAGACAGAAAGATTCTAGACAAACTGCCCTTCCACAGCATCATTCCAAACACAACTCAACTCACAAAGAGtctccacacaaacaaaaatcccAAAGCAGTGAATCTAGATCAAAATCCCGCACTAGTCCTACTTCAAATCACTCTCAGTCGATCTCCAAGTCCAACCTCAGCCCCAAAACAAAGGCTAGGCACTTGTCTTCCACTAATTGTAGCACTGAACGTAGACACAGACCCAGTGATCATAAGAGCAAATTGAGTCACAGTTTAAATTCCAAACCGAAGCCTAGCCCCACACCCAAACATAAGGCTGTGACTGAGACAAACTCGGTCCAGAGTTCTAGCTCTAGGCCATCACCTTGGCCTGCTCCAGAGATTTCAGCTAGATCCCACTCAAAACCTCAAAACTCAAGACTTAGCACCACCACAAAATCAGACACAAAATCCAGAGAGGAAGTACCCAGCACTAGGACTTCTCAGAAGGATCAAAAGCCAAGGGGTCAAGAGCCAGATTCGCATAGCCGAGGTAAGGCCCAGGGAAGAGCCCTGGTCCAAATTACAGAAACTCAAAGTCACAGGAGACTGGCGGAGGAGCAGCTAATAAGGCAACGCTGGGTCCGAAGttctgaggaagaggaggaggaagaggacaggAGAAAAGAgcaaggagaaagagaaaagaaaaagaggaggaggaaggagcaCAATGCTGAATGGCAGGCGGTACAGCCTAAGCAGAGACCCCACACCAACAGTCAGCATCAGCTGCGAACTGAATGCAGTGGGCCTGAGCAGGGGGTCAAGAAgtggaagaagaggaggagaagcagTGAAGAACACTCCTCCAATCCTGGAGTTGTAGACTCCAACCCTTCTCCTCCATTGTCCCCACCTTCCCCTACTCCTGTTGTCCAGCCCACACGTCGGCCTTTtacctcttcttcctcttcttcctcctcttcttcctcctcttcttcctcagaATCAGACTCTGAGCCTAGTCCGCCCCCAAATGTTGCTAAAGTGCCTGCAGACTCTACATCCAATCAGAGACCTGCACCAAAGCAAAGGCATCAGGAGCAACGTCGACCTTCGGAGTTGAGATCAAATGATGCTTCTCCAGATGAAGGACAACAGCGTTCGGGCagacacaaactctacacactagTGCCATTTGGTCGTACAGAGAAATCCACTGCTGTCTCTCATCGAGGACTGAGGAATCTGGTAGTCAAGATAGACCTGTCACTTCTGGCCAGAGTCCCTAACACAAGTGAGGTCCCACGCAGGGggtcttcatcttcatcatcctcttcatcttctGCTAAAGCTAAAGAAAAGATCTCTATGAGACATCAGTACTACCAAGACCACGGACCTGGAGATGCCAAAAGCAAACGGAAG GCTGAGAATGGAGAGGCTCAAAGGGAAAGTAAGAGAAGCCAGGTTCACTCTGAAAAGCTCCCAGTTTCCACACACTCAGCTGACACTGAAAAGAAAGAGGCTCAGTCCAACAGGCAGAATGA CAAACATGTGGATTATATTTACACCAAGAGGCTACTGTCCCCACTCTCTCCTCCATCCGCTTCAAAGATTCAGCATTCAGACCAGCAACATACAATCCCACCAAGAGACAGAGACTCCACCGTGAAAAAATCACAg ATACAAAAACCTCTCCCCAAGATTGAAGCAGAGTGTGCTGGAgtgtcagaaaacacacagccCTCTTCGGGAACCTGGGCTCCATCTGCAAAGGAACTGTCCTACAGACGAACTGTGCCTTACACTGATGT ctcaCACCATGCAGAGTACTACATGCATGAAGCTAAAAGACTGAAGCATCGAGCCGATGCTATG GTGGATAAACTAGGTAAAGCTGTGAATTATGTGGATGCTGCTTTGTCCTTCATGGAGTGTGGCAAGGCCATGGAAGAAGGCCCTTTGGAATCTAAGTCTCCTTATACCATGTATGCAGAAACTGTGGAACTCATAAG ATATGCTATGAGACTAAAGAGCCACACAGGCCCTGGAGTCAGGCAGGAGGACAAGCAGTTGGCTGTACTTTG TTTCCGCTGTCTTGCTCTTCTATATTGGCAAATGTTCAGATTGAAAAAAGACCATGCCCTAAAATACTCCAAAGCTCTGACAGACTACTTCAAG ACTTTACCAAAAGTGCCTCATACACCACCTCCTTGGAGCGATGGCACAAA GGGAAATGTGCCTCCAACATGTATATCCCCTGTTGGTTTAACCGGGTCCCAACCTGTCAGCTCTATCACCTACCCTTTCATCAACATTCCCCAGCGCATCCACCAGATGGCAGCAAATCATCTCAATATCACCAACAGTGTGCTGTACAGTTATGAATACTGGGAAGTAGCTGACACCTTGGCCAAGGAAAACAAAG AGTTCTTTAACTACCTGAACACACTGACTGGACCTCTGACCCTACACAGCAGCATGGCTCATATAGTCCAGTACACAAGACAGGGGCTACAGTGGATACGGATCAGTGCCAATTTATCCTAG